In one window of Planctomycetaceae bacterium DNA:
- a CDS encoding LuxR C-terminal-related transcriptional regulator: MADAQELLLEKSISPEYSRFQNDELLETTLCKPFEDNNLTKRETEILDLIVAGHTNKEISQQINRTERTIEYHRNRVMHKLGAKTAADLVKRAITLGIA; encoded by the coding sequence ATGGCCGATGCTCAAGAATTATTGTTGGAAAAAAGTATCTCTCCGGAATATTCACGTTTCCAAAACGATGAGCTTCTTGAGACAACACTATGTAAACCCTTTGAAGACAACAACTTAACAAAAAGAGAAACAGAGATATTAGACCTCATAGTAGCAGGACATACAAACAAGGAAATATCACAACAAATCAACCGAACCGAACGAACAATAGAATATCATCGAAATAGAGTAATGCATAAATTAGGTGCAAAAACAGCCGCAGACCTTGTAAAACGCGCAATTACTCTTGGAATAGCTTAA
- a CDS encoding PAS domain S-box protein, with protein sequence MIKILLVEDNESDIILTRKMLSGYSRRVRFSVDSATTLKQAVECLSGDEKRYDVVLLDMGLPDSNGLETIQRVSQANPYVPIVVLTGLSDEETGLATIQNGASDYLVKDKLSPDILVRTVLFSIERKQSEEEREKMLFFQLGLNSLQQSLLKNSPLEERLKRVTDDIIQYFDVDFCRLWLVRNGDKCETCMHAQTNDPIHVCQNREKCLHMVSSSGRYTNIDGPVHGRVPIGCYKIGKIASREEHKFHIKDAQTDVNVLDNQWAKELGLKSFAGYQLCLEGGDVLGVLGLFSQKIIEPCEEAMLDVISSNVAMTVHQSIMSEQIRESEERYRELFDGSNDALMTMEPLSWNFTSCNRATLKLFRVSDAEQFKKLTLWELSPEYQPDGNLSSVRGREMVERALKEGSAYFEWLHKRLDGEELYTTILLTRIEKAGVHFIHATVRDITESKIAEEELRWKSALLESQVEASLDGVFVADKLGQKVLINKRLIHMWNIPYELIENQDTGLFLKYSADIAENPTQVLEKIKYLGEHPHETSRDEIEYKDGTVLDMYSSPITDKVGKHLGRIWTFRDITDRKKAEIAIKQNATVINSIFLAAPVGITLMKKRIFSKMNDLFAEIPGYSREELIGQSSLMLYPDRNEYEKVGMGLYTNLFKNGRNSVESKWRRKDGTLVDILLNSSPLDVNDPMMGEVVTVLDISDLKRSQEAILRERNKAQSYLDVAGVIMLVLNEDLTVHRINNKGCEILGYEEHDIIDRNWCDKCIPEEFRNDTRDIYNLIFKGKVEDFEYHEGTVLAKDGKRRLVAWHNSVLKDKKGNIKSILSSGEDITERKEAEEAIKKAYKELEKANSDLKNMQMQIIQSEKLASIGQLAAGVAHEMNTPVGFVACNFETLEKYLEKFKKLLEMYNHLSLEAPNLEKNKILDHYETIKKMAQDMKIDFIIEDIESLFSESKEGLTRVTTIIQNLRDFSRIDQIESFDQFDLNHGIESTLAVARNTIKYQANVITEFADIPKVMCTGSQINQVLLNILVNAAHAIESQQMDEMGTVKIRTYADEDYVSCEIEDNGPGIPPEYLKKIYEPFFTTKPAGKGTGLGLSVSYDIIVNKHKGELQVDSTLGKGTKFTIKLPLKTTIDTQHLENQISVDAANQENIGERV encoded by the coding sequence GTGATAAAAATCCTGTTAGTGGAAGATAATGAGTCGGACATTATTCTGACACGGAAAATGCTGTCTGGATACAGCCGCAGAGTCAGGTTTTCTGTCGATTCAGCAACGACATTGAAGCAGGCGGTTGAGTGCCTTTCCGGGGACGAGAAAAGGTATGACGTGGTGCTGCTCGATATGGGGCTGCCGGACAGCAACGGATTAGAAACCATTCAAAGGGTTAGTCAGGCCAATCCATATGTGCCTATCGTTGTTTTAACAGGCTTGTCCGATGAGGAAACCGGCCTGGCAACGATACAAAATGGCGCATCGGATTATCTTGTCAAAGATAAGTTGTCGCCGGATATACTGGTTCGAACGGTTCTTTTTTCAATCGAACGCAAGCAATCGGAAGAAGAACGCGAAAAAATGCTTTTCTTTCAGTTAGGTTTAAATTCACTCCAGCAGTCTCTTCTTAAAAATAGTCCACTTGAAGAACGGCTCAAAAGGGTAACAGACGATATTATACAATATTTCGACGTGGATTTTTGCCGTCTGTGGCTGGTTCGGAATGGCGATAAATGTGAAACCTGTATGCACGCGCAGACGAATGACCCGATACACGTCTGTCAGAACAGAGAAAAATGTTTGCACATGGTTTCCAGTTCGGGAAGATATACAAATATAGACGGTCCGGTTCACGGACGTGTTCCAATCGGTTGTTATAAAATTGGGAAAATTGCCAGTCGTGAAGAGCATAAATTCCACATTAAAGACGCTCAAACTGATGTTAATGTTCTGGACAATCAGTGGGCCAAAGAACTTGGCTTAAAGTCCTTCGCGGGATACCAGCTCTGTCTTGAAGGCGGCGATGTTTTGGGGGTTTTAGGACTATTCTCACAGAAGATTATTGAGCCTTGTGAAGAAGCGATGCTGGATGTTATCAGCAGTAATGTCGCTATGACTGTTCATCAGTCTATAATGTCAGAACAAATTCGGGAGAGCGAAGAGAGATATCGTGAGCTTTTTGACGGCTCCAATGACGCGTTAATGACAATGGAGCCGCTCTCGTGGAATTTTACATCGTGTAACAGGGCGACTTTAAAATTATTCAGAGTTTCAGACGCGGAACAGTTTAAAAAGCTTACGCTGTGGGAGTTATCGCCGGAATATCAGCCGGATGGGAATCTTTCATCTGTCAGGGGCAGGGAGATGGTCGAAAGAGCATTAAAGGAAGGTTCCGCATATTTTGAATGGCTGCACAAGAGATTAGACGGCGAGGAATTGTATACTACAATTTTACTCACCAGAATCGAAAAGGCCGGCGTACACTTTATCCATGCGACAGTTCGCGATATCACTGAATCCAAAATAGCGGAAGAAGAATTGCGATGGAAAAGTGCTCTACTCGAGTCGCAGGTGGAAGCGAGTCTTGATGGTGTGTTTGTCGCGGATAAACTCGGACAAAAGGTTCTGATAAACAAACGTCTGATTCATATGTGGAATATTCCGTATGAGCTGATTGAAAATCAGGATACCGGTTTATTTCTGAAATATTCTGCGGATATAGCGGAAAATCCGACACAGGTTCTTGAGAAAATAAAATATCTTGGTGAGCATCCCCACGAAACAAGCAGAGATGAAATAGAGTATAAAGATGGTACAGTGCTTGATATGTATTCATCGCCCATTACTGATAAAGTCGGCAAACATCTGGGCAGAATCTGGACTTTCCGGGATATTACAGACCGCAAGAAAGCGGAAATCGCCATAAAGCAAAATGCTACCGTTATCAACAGTATTTTCCTTGCTGCGCCGGTCGGCATAACGCTTATGAAAAAACGAATCTTTAGCAAAATGAACGACTTGTTTGCTGAAATACCCGGCTATAGTCGTGAAGAACTTATCGGCCAATCTTCGCTTATGTTGTATCCGGACAGAAACGAATATGAAAAGGTTGGTATGGGACTTTATACAAATCTTTTCAAAAATGGACGCAACAGTGTGGAGTCCAAATGGCGGCGAAAAGACGGCACTTTGGTAGATATATTATTGAATTCTTCGCCGCTTGACGTTAATGACCCGATGATGGGTGAAGTGGTTACTGTGCTGGATATAAGCGACCTTAAACGTTCGCAGGAGGCTATTCTGCGTGAGCGTAATAAAGCACAGAGCTATCTCGATGTCGCCGGCGTGATTATGCTTGTTCTTAATGAAGATTTGACAGTGCATCGAATCAATAATAAAGGCTGTGAGATTCTGGGATATGAGGAACATGATATCATTGATCGCAACTGGTGTGATAAATGTATTCCTGAAGAATTCAGGAACGATACACGAGACATTTACAATTTGATTTTCAAAGGCAAGGTAGAAGATTTCGAATATCATGAGGGTACTGTGCTGGCCAAAGACGGAAAAAGGCGTTTGGTTGCGTGGCACAATTCCGTATTGAAAGATAAAAAGGGCAATATAAAATCCATATTAAGTTCAGGTGAGGACATAACCGAGCGCAAGGAAGCTGAAGAGGCGATTAAAAAGGCTTATAAGGAACTTGAAAAAGCCAACAGTGATTTGAAAAATATGCAGATGCAGATTATTCAGAGTGAAAAACTCGCATCGATTGGTCAGCTTGCCGCAGGCGTTGCGCACGAAATGAACACGCCGGTCGGATTTGTCGCCTGCAATTTTGAAACGCTGGAAAAATATCTCGAAAAGTTCAAGAAGCTGCTTGAAATGTACAACCATCTTTCTCTTGAAGCTCCGAATTTGGAGAAGAACAAGATACTTGACCATTATGAGACGATTAAAAAGATGGCGCAGGATATGAAGATCGATTTCATAATCGAGGATATCGAATCGCTGTTTAGCGAATCGAAAGAGGGGCTAACCAGAGTTACGACAATTATACAAAACCTTAGAGATTTTTCGAGAATAGACCAGATTGAATCGTTCGACCAGTTCGATTTGAATCACGGCATAGAATCTACCCTGGCGGTAGCGAGGAATACGATAAAGTATCAGGCTAATGTGATAACGGAATTTGCTGATATTCCAAAAGTGATGTGCACTGGAAGCCAGATTAATCAGGTGCTGCTGAACATTCTTGTCAATGCTGCTCACGCCATAGAATCGCAGCAAATGGATGAAATGGGCACTGTTAAAATACGAACTTATGCGGATGAGGATTACGTAAGCTGTGAAATCGAAGACAACGGCCCTGGAATTCCTCCGGAATATCTGAAGAAGATTTATGAGCCGTTTTTCACTACCAAGCCGGCCGGCAAAGGCACAGGGCTTGGACTTTCGGTTTCGTATGATATTATCGTTAATAAGCATAAAGGCGAACTACAGGTAGATAGTACGTTGGGTAAGGGAACTAAATTCACCATAAAGCTGCCGTTGAAAACGACGATAGATACACAACATCTTGAAAATCAAATTTCTGTTGACGCGGCGAATCAAGAAAATATAGGAGAAAGGGTATAA
- a CDS encoding response regulator produces the protein MESRTILFVDDDKFVLSSLRRGLIDEPYNKLFAESGKEALVLLEQNEVHVIVTDMRMPEMLGLELLKIVKERYPHIIRLVLSGYTHVSTLLTAINQGEIFRYITKPWKLEEEFKPTMRQAIDFYNATSAYAKQKQQTT, from the coding sequence ATGGAGTCAAGAACTATTCTTTTTGTTGATGATGACAAGTTTGTACTTAGCTCTTTAAGACGTGGGCTGATTGACGAACCATATAACAAATTATTTGCTGAAAGCGGCAAAGAAGCGCTGGTACTGCTCGAGCAGAATGAAGTTCACGTTATTGTGACTGATATGAGAATGCCGGAGATGCTCGGTCTGGAGCTTTTGAAAATCGTCAAGGAGAGGTATCCGCACATTATTCGGCTCGTTCTTTCCGGATATACGCACGTAAGTACGCTGCTGACTGCGATTAATCAGGGAGAGATTTTCAGATATATTACCAAACCGTGGAAGCTGGAAGAGGAATTTAAACCTACTATGCGGCAGGCTATCGATTTTTATAATGCCACATCGGCATACGCAAAGCAAAAGCAGCAGACTACGTGA
- a CDS encoding CBS domain-containing protein: MFKAKTIMSRNVISVKRDTEVYDAIRTLDANDITGLPVVNDDMTIAGIITEKDVLSLLYDTDNKSSKVEDFMTKGIVSFNEDDSLIDITECLIENSFRRVPITSGGKLVGIISRKDIISYILKLRHQDKSHS, translated from the coding sequence ATGTTCAAAGCAAAAACAATAATGTCCAGGAACGTGATAAGTGTGAAAAGGGACACAGAGGTTTACGATGCGATTAGAACTTTAGATGCGAATGATATTACAGGCTTGCCGGTCGTCAACGATGATATGACCATTGCCGGCATTATTACCGAGAAAGACGTTCTAAGTTTGCTGTATGATACAGACAACAAATCCAGCAAAGTAGAGGATTTTATGACAAAGGGCATTGTCAGTTTCAACGAGGACGACAGTCTCATAGACATCACGGAGTGTTTGATAGAAAACAGTTTCCGAAGAGTGCCTATCACATCCGGCGGAAAGCTTGTTGGAATTATCAGCCGCAAAGACATTATCAGTTACATTTTGAAATTGAGACATCAGGATAAAAGTCATTCGTAG